The Suncus etruscus isolate mSunEtr1 chromosome 7, mSunEtr1.pri.cur, whole genome shotgun sequence genome includes a window with the following:
- the LOC126013505 gene encoding 40S ribosomal protein S12: MAEEGIAAGGVMDVNTALQEVLKTALIHDGLARGIREAAKALDKRQAHLCVLASNCDEPMYVKLVEALCAEHQINLIKVDDNKKLGEWVGLCKIDREGKPRKVVGCSCVVVKDYGKESQAKDVIEEYFKCKK; the protein is encoded by the coding sequence ATGGCCGAGGAAGGCATCGCTGCCGGAGGTGTCATGGACGTGAACACGGCCCTGCAGGAGGTGCTCAAGACCGCCCTCATCCACGACGGGCTGGCGCGCGGCATCCGCGAGGCCGCCAAGGCCTTGGACAAGCGCCAGGCCCATCTTTGTGTGCTTGCATCCAACTGTGATGAACCCATGTATGTCAAGTTGGTGGAGGCACTTTGTGCTGAACACCAGATAAACCTCATTAAGGTTGATGACAATAAAAAACTAGGAGAATGGGTCGGCCTCTGTAAAATTGACAGAGAGGGAAAACCCCGTAAAGTGGTTGGCTGCAGTTGTGTTGTGGTTAAGGACTATGGCAAAGAATCACAGGCCAAAGATGTCATCGAGGAGTACTTCAAAtgcaagaaatga